A part of Euzebya rosea genomic DNA contains:
- a CDS encoding CGNR zinc finger domain-containing protein: protein MSSFQWIGNHPGIDLVNTVRASTPGQLVDLLPDWAAITRWAAAATLVEPSVGAAATPDDPRAEEAHAVVVGMRDALRAVLDGEAADEDLDAHLAGVPVRLTTATGPPWVGPQADADPVDLVTVPIALAVVDAAGLPRARVRRCANHDCVLRFHDTTRGGRRRWCDMATCGNRAKQAAHARRQQRRS from the coding sequence ATGAGCTCGTTCCAGTGGATCGGCAACCATCCCGGCATCGACCTGGTCAACACCGTGCGAGCATCCACCCCCGGCCAGCTCGTCGACCTGCTGCCCGACTGGGCGGCGATCACGCGGTGGGCTGCGGCGGCGACGCTCGTGGAGCCGTCCGTCGGGGCGGCGGCGACTCCCGACGACCCACGGGCCGAGGAGGCCCATGCGGTCGTCGTCGGCATGCGGGATGCCCTTCGGGCCGTCCTCGACGGCGAGGCGGCCGACGAGGACCTCGACGCGCACCTGGCCGGTGTACCCGTTCGGCTCACGACCGCCACGGGCCCGCCGTGGGTCGGCCCGCAGGCCGACGCAGACCCGGTCGACCTCGTCACCGTGCCGATCGCCCTGGCCGTGGTCGACGCGGCGGGACTGCCACGGGCGAGGGTCCGACGCTGCGCCAATCACGACTGCGTGCTGCGGTTCCACGACACCACCCGCGGCGGCCGACGGCGGTGGTGTGACATGGCGACCTGCGGGAACCGCGCCAAGCAGGCGGCACACGCCCGCCGCCAGCAACGCCGCAGCTGA
- a CDS encoding AurF N-oxygenase family protein, with protein MTAVDTDLDYRTNGKHRTSDRETTAERLLRSSAKLSFDPTVDIDWDLPHEDGKWYMQPERLSLYGTDLWQEMTPQQQVDLSRHEVASIAATGIFFEMVLMRMLLKHLGKHDAQSKHFQYGLTEVADECHHSTMFGRMIEWLGVPSYGPGRKVRRLAELMQTPVINEAIAFGGTYYVEAVLDAIQREGATDERVHDVCRRVSYIHVVEEARHMRYADEELARTMDGMGFLDRQRTRVLLPLVAAVCNEILIHPRVYANVGLDVDRAKAEAAANPYWQETIRWAARKPVGIFREQGLLDGPAVLAWTRMGLA; from the coding sequence ATGACCGCCGTCGACACCGATCTCGACTACCGCACCAACGGCAAGCACCGCACCAGCGACCGCGAGACCACCGCCGAGCGGTTGCTGCGCTCGAGCGCCAAGCTGAGCTTCGACCCCACCGTCGACATCGACTGGGACCTGCCGCACGAGGACGGCAAGTGGTACATGCAGCCCGAGCGGCTGTCGTTGTACGGCACCGACCTGTGGCAGGAGATGACGCCCCAGCAACAGGTCGACCTGAGCCGCCACGAGGTCGCCAGCATCGCGGCGACCGGCATCTTCTTCGAGATGGTGCTGATGCGGATGTTGCTCAAGCACCTCGGCAAGCACGACGCCCAGTCCAAGCACTTCCAGTACGGCCTGACCGAGGTCGCCGACGAGTGTCACCACTCGACGATGTTCGGCAGGATGATCGAGTGGCTCGGGGTCCCCAGCTACGGCCCGGGCCGGAAGGTCCGACGCCTGGCGGAGCTCATGCAGACGCCGGTCATCAACGAGGCCATCGCCTTCGGCGGGACCTACTACGTCGAGGCCGTGCTCGACGCGATCCAGCGCGAGGGTGCGACCGACGAGCGCGTGCACGACGTCTGCCGTCGGGTCTCCTACATCCACGTGGTCGAGGAGGCACGCCACATGCGCTACGCCGACGAGGAGCTCGCCCGCACGATGGACGGGATGGGCTTCCTGGACCGGCAGCGGACGCGCGTCCTGCTCCCGCTGGTGGCGGCGGTCTGCAACGAGATCCTGATCCACCCCCGGGTGTACGCCAACGTCGGGCTCGACGTCGACCGGGCGAAGGCCGAGGCGGCAGCCAACCCCTACTGGCAGGAGACCATCCGTTGGGCGGCCAGAAAGCCCGTGGGCATCTTCCGGGAACAGGGCCTGCTGGACGGCCCGGCCGTGCTCGCCTGGACGCGCATGGGCCTGGCCTGA
- a CDS encoding response regulator, with the protein MTEEEEAPTRVMLVDDHEVVRQGLKALVESTGEMEVVAQAGTVAEAVLRARSYHPDVIVMDVRLPDGSGVEACRDIRAEDPSARVLMLTSFSDDKALFDSIMAGAAGYVLKQIRGHDLLDGIRRVAAGESLLDPAVTAQVLERIRNPRSGDPRLARLTPTERRILDQIAVGSTNRQIGDELGLAEKTIKNYVSTILSKLQVVRRAEAAAYLVAHRDES; encoded by the coding sequence ATGACCGAGGAGGAGGAAGCGCCGACCCGCGTGATGTTGGTCGACGACCACGAGGTGGTCCGGCAGGGACTCAAGGCGCTGGTCGAGTCGACGGGTGAGATGGAGGTCGTGGCCCAGGCCGGCACCGTCGCCGAGGCGGTGCTCCGGGCTCGGTCCTACCACCCGGACGTCATCGTGATGGACGTGCGCCTGCCCGACGGCAGCGGCGTCGAGGCCTGTCGTGACATCCGTGCCGAGGACCCGTCGGCCCGGGTGCTGATGCTGACGTCGTTCTCCGACGACAAGGCGCTGTTCGATTCGATCATGGCGGGCGCGGCGGGCTACGTGCTGAAGCAGATCAGGGGTCACGACCTGCTCGACGGGATCCGTCGGGTTGCCGCGGGCGAGTCCCTGCTCGACCCTGCGGTGACTGCGCAGGTCCTGGAACGCATCCGGAACCCGCGGTCGGGCGACCCGCGCCTCGCCCGCCTGACCCCCACCGAACGACGAATCCTCGACCAGATCGCGGTTGGGTCGACCAACCGGCAGATCGGTGACGAGCTCGGACTGGCGGAGAAGACGATCAAGAACTACGTCTCGACGATCCTCTCCAAGCTGCAGGTGGTCCGTCGGGCCGAGGCTGCCGCATACCTCGTCGCACATCGCGACGAGAGCTGA
- a CDS encoding GAF domain-containing sensor histidine kinase, translating into MNEPTTTTRTEPRSASRADLETLLAQIAEELSGQIDLDQLLMRIVSAARHVTGAPYAALGVLAPSGESLVRFIHEGMDAETVRRIGPHPTGGGLLGELIRHPEPLVVDQLDAHPAYRGFPPNHPPMTNFLGVPVRAGGRIFGNLYLTDRPGGFAEEDLRAVAILAAQAGAAIHASELADRLRDAAVQDERERISRDLHDGVIQSLFSVGMGLEGAKALVDRDSERLQTRIDIAVDQLDDTIREIRNTIFTLRPGAADLGLQRGLVDLAREYEVNEILRPVLNVSQSLDVHVEEELVPDVLHIVREALSNVAKHATATQVMLDAEIIAGELVISVRDTGGGFDADTVVRGNGLENMAERAVLLGAHLGVTSTIGEGTTVTLTVPLYPPTPEPEDTQG; encoded by the coding sequence ACGAGGACCGAGCCACGAAGCGCGTCGAGGGCCGACCTAGAGACGCTGCTGGCGCAGATCGCCGAGGAGCTGTCGGGGCAGATCGACCTCGACCAGCTGCTGATGCGGATCGTCTCCGCCGCCCGGCACGTCACCGGCGCCCCCTACGCCGCGCTCGGCGTCCTGGCTCCCTCTGGCGAGTCGCTGGTGCGCTTCATCCACGAGGGAATGGACGCCGAGACGGTCAGGCGGATCGGTCCGCACCCCACGGGGGGTGGGCTGCTCGGGGAGCTGATCCGACACCCCGAGCCGCTGGTCGTCGACCAGCTCGACGCCCACCCCGCCTACCGGGGCTTCCCGCCGAACCATCCTCCGATGACGAACTTCCTCGGTGTCCCGGTCCGCGCGGGCGGACGGATCTTCGGCAACCTCTACCTGACCGACCGGCCGGGCGGCTTCGCCGAGGAGGACCTGCGCGCGGTGGCCATCCTTGCGGCGCAGGCGGGTGCGGCCATCCACGCCTCGGAGCTGGCCGACCGCTTGCGGGACGCCGCCGTCCAGGACGAACGCGAACGCATCAGCCGTGACCTCCACGACGGGGTCATCCAGTCGCTGTTCAGCGTCGGGATGGGGCTGGAAGGCGCCAAGGCCCTGGTCGATCGCGACTCCGAGCGGCTGCAGACCAGGATCGACATCGCGGTCGACCAGCTCGACGACACCATCCGCGAGATCCGCAACACCATCTTCACGCTGCGGCCGGGCGCCGCCGACCTCGGGCTGCAGCGCGGGTTGGTCGACCTCGCCCGGGAGTACGAGGTCAACGAGATCCTGCGGCCGGTGCTCAACGTCTCGCAGTCCCTCGACGTCCACGTCGAGGAGGAGCTGGTGCCCGACGTCCTGCACATCGTGCGCGAGGCCCTGTCGAACGTGGCGAAGCACGCCACCGCGACACAGGTCATGCTGGACGCAGAGATCATCGCCGGCGAGCTGGTGATCAGCGTTCGTGACACCGGCGGTGGCTTCGACGCCGACACCGTCGTCCGCGGGAACGGCCTGGAGAACATGGCCGAACGCGCCGTGCTGCTCGGCGCCCACCTCGGTGTCACCTCCACGATCGGTGAGGGCACCACGGTCACCCTGACGGTGCCGCTGTACCCGCCCACCCCCGAGCCGGAGGACACCCAGGGATGA
- a CDS encoding VOC family protein codes for MSTPLSTGHVGLNVSDLDRSVAFYTDVLDLDVLERHDDRARRYAYLGVDGSLLLTLWQQASGGFDATLAGLHHLAFLVSDLEAVNGVQSRVVESGGTLVHDRVVAHDEGASSGGVFFLDPDGTRLEVYTASGLDGTAAASGDGPSCGFF; via the coding sequence ATGTCCACCCCGCTCAGCACCGGCCACGTCGGCCTCAACGTCAGCGATCTCGACCGGAGCGTCGCCTTCTACACCGATGTCCTGGACCTCGACGTGCTGGAGCGACATGACGACCGGGCCCGCCGGTACGCCTACCTCGGCGTCGACGGGTCGCTCCTGCTGACCCTGTGGCAGCAGGCATCCGGTGGCTTCGATGCAACCCTGGCGGGCCTGCATCACCTGGCCTTCCTCGTCTCCGACCTCGAGGCCGTCAACGGCGTGCAGTCCCGGGTCGTCGAGTCGGGAGGGACACTGGTGCACGACCGCGTGGTCGCCCATGACGAGGGCGCCTCCTCGGGTGGCGTGTTCTTCCTCGACCCCGACGGCACACGGCTGGAGGTCTACACCGCCAGCGGACTGGACGGCACCGCCGCCGCCAGCGGCGACGGCCCCTCCTGCGGGTTCTTCTAG
- the bioD gene encoding ATP-dependent dethiobiotin synthetase BioD, producing the protein MTSGVLVTGTDDGVDTAIVSAALVASRPGAVHVRPVRTGSADHDAVVAALTGHDTVWGTTLEVALPPGPAARHAGVRLERPHLLAPFRGVELAVGEGAGGLLVELGTDGTTLADLATDLELPLVLATRAVPSAINHTRLTLEASWARGLRVLGLVVTGYPSDPDLSAATTMAELERMAPVMATVPLLDRPLVAADLPRIEW; encoded by the coding sequence ATGACGAGCGGTGTCCTCGTCACCGGCACCGACGATGGGGTCGACACGGCCATCGTGTCGGCGGCGCTGGTGGCGTCGCGGCCCGGGGCGGTCCACGTCAGGCCGGTCCGCACCGGATCGGCTGACCACGACGCCGTCGTGGCGGCGCTGACCGGGCACGACACGGTGTGGGGAACCACGCTGGAGGTGGCGCTGCCCCCGGGTCCGGCCGCTCGGCATGCCGGCGTCCGCCTCGAGCGACCGCACCTCCTGGCGCCGTTCCGCGGGGTGGAGCTGGCCGTCGGGGAGGGCGCAGGTGGGCTGCTCGTCGAGCTGGGCACCGACGGGACGACCCTGGCCGACCTGGCCACGGACCTGGAGCTTCCGCTGGTCCTGGCAACCCGAGCGGTGCCGAGCGCGATCAACCACACCCGCCTGACCCTGGAGGCCTCGTGGGCCAGGGGACTCCGCGTCCTCGGCCTGGTCGTCACCGGCTACCCTTCCGATCCCGACCTGTCCGCCGCCACGACCATGGCCGAGCTGGAGCGCATGGCACCCGTCATGGCCACCGTTCCCCTCCTCGACCGTCCGTTGGTGGCCGCCGACCTCCCCCGGATCGAGTGGTGA
- a CDS encoding multicopper oxidase domain-containing protein — MNESRFSPAIALVAIVSVIALITSIVAIDSGGGSTAAPVALEEGAAPAGDTPAGDEPAETVPVSAEAGSGGTASVGLIEFALEPGDIVLGPSGTIEVTNSGAIPHNLKLEGYEEQYGTIDLNAGESANIDLSGLEPGEYPLYCSIVGHAESGMTGTLVIDPAGPAAAGEGAVDGESLTGMERAEWLRANYESSVSQFPAETAAMGNQPMEPEIGDNGEKIFELTLDETEWEVAPGDFVEAVAYNGQVPGPWIQVDVGDEVTIRVVNELDDEATTLHPHGIFMHPFEVDGVGMISMEPIMPGDVWEQTFVAQETSVGMYHGHDNGVHQVINGAFGAFTVGQVPLPAVADNVVAEDVMILNDAGEIGLTLNAKSFPATTPYVLTEGEQMILHYYNEGLSAHPMHLHNNAQMVIAKDGYPLATPIVMDTVNVAPGERYTVVIFAEVPGTWVYHCHILSHVEKDDGSVFGMFTALIVEPSDDPDVNADLSRELGRDQVPSFPGQEAAVTPDTGEDEPDADEPATDEA, encoded by the coding sequence GTGAACGAGTCCCGCTTTTCGCCTGCCATCGCGTTGGTCGCGATCGTCTCGGTGATCGCCCTGATCACGAGCATCGTCGCGATCGATTCCGGTGGCGGCAGCACCGCCGCCCCTGTTGCGCTGGAGGAGGGCGCTGCGCCGGCCGGGGACACCCCCGCTGGGGACGAGCCCGCCGAGACCGTTCCCGTGTCGGCCGAGGCCGGCTCGGGTGGGACTGCCAGCGTCGGACTCATCGAGTTCGCGCTCGAGCCCGGGGACATCGTGCTCGGACCGTCGGGGACGATCGAGGTCACCAACAGCGGCGCCATCCCGCACAACCTGAAGCTGGAGGGCTACGAGGAGCAGTACGGCACCATCGACCTGAACGCCGGTGAGTCCGCCAACATCGACCTGTCCGGGCTCGAGCCCGGCGAGTACCCGCTGTACTGCTCGATCGTCGGCCACGCCGAGTCCGGCATGACCGGGACGCTTGTCATCGACCCGGCCGGTCCCGCCGCCGCGGGCGAGGGCGCAGTCGACGGCGAGTCCCTGACCGGCATGGAGCGCGCCGAGTGGCTTCGCGCCAACTACGAGTCCTCCGTCAGCCAGTTCCCGGCCGAGACCGCCGCCATGGGCAACCAGCCGATGGAACCCGAGATCGGCGACAACGGCGAGAAGATCTTCGAGCTGACCCTCGACGAGACGGAGTGGGAGGTCGCCCCCGGCGACTTCGTCGAGGCCGTCGCCTACAACGGCCAGGTCCCCGGACCGTGGATCCAGGTCGACGTCGGTGACGAGGTCACCATCCGCGTCGTCAACGAGCTGGACGACGAGGCCACGACCCTGCACCCGCACGGCATCTTCATGCACCCCTTCGAGGTCGACGGGGTCGGCATGATCTCCATGGAGCCGATCATGCCGGGTGACGTCTGGGAGCAGACGTTCGTCGCCCAGGAGACCTCCGTCGGCATGTACCACGGGCACGACAACGGTGTGCACCAGGTCATCAACGGGGCGTTCGGTGCCTTCACCGTCGGGCAGGTCCCGCTGCCGGCCGTTGCCGACAACGTCGTCGCGGAGGACGTCATGATCCTCAACGACGCCGGTGAGATCGGACTGACCCTCAACGCCAAGAGCTTCCCGGCGACCACGCCCTACGTCCTCACCGAGGGCGAGCAGATGATCCTGCACTACTACAACGAGGGCCTGTCGGCCCATCCGATGCACCTGCACAACAACGCGCAGATGGTGATCGCCAAGGACGGGTACCCGCTGGCCACGCCGATCGTGATGGACACCGTCAACGTCGCGCCGGGTGAGCGCTACACCGTCGTGATCTTCGCCGAGGTGCCCGGCACGTGGGTCTACCACTGCCACATCCTGTCCCACGTCGAGAAGGACGACGGTTCGGTGTTCGGCATGTTCACCGCGCTCATCGTCGAGCCGAGTGACGACCCCGACGTCAACGCCGACCTGTCCCGCGAGCTGGGACGCGACCAGGTCCCGAGCTTCCCGGGCCAGGAGGCGGCGGTGACCCCCGACACCGGCGAGGACGAGCCCGACGCCGACGAGCCCGCCACCGACGAGGCCTAG
- a CDS encoding pyridoxamine 5'-phosphate oxidase family protein yields MSPAPDTAPPADHRWHAGERAVQSRLGASDVAARIARSIRPTLPPVAAAFLADQPMLVIGASDDEGSPWASLLVGPPGFIHPTSSTSVDVRALPAPGDPLHTTLAEAPAEVGTIAIEPASRRRMRLNGHSRPTLSTGDQPGLALTLREVFANCPKYISARTVATTSGGAAGPSRRSPALSDADVSLIRAADTFFITTSDAEGGVDSSHRGGRPGFVSVDDREISFADYAGNSMYITLGNLEVNPRAGLLFLDFASGDILQVTGSAWVDFGLVHPGAAGALRTVRFRVREVVRQPGATGLVWGPAEASRFSPDPAAIGGTIQP; encoded by the coding sequence ATGTCGCCCGCACCCGATACCGCTCCCCCTGCTGACCATCGCTGGCATGCCGGGGAACGGGCAGTGCAGTCCCGGCTGGGCGCATCCGACGTCGCCGCGCGCATCGCCCGCTCCATCCGTCCGACGCTGCCACCGGTCGCAGCGGCGTTCCTCGCCGATCAACCGATGCTCGTCATCGGCGCCAGCGACGACGAGGGGTCACCCTGGGCGTCGCTGCTGGTGGGGCCACCCGGCTTCATCCACCCGACCAGCAGCACGTCGGTCGACGTGCGGGCGCTGCCCGCGCCGGGCGATCCGCTGCACACCACGCTGGCCGAGGCCCCCGCGGAGGTGGGAACGATCGCCATCGAGCCGGCCAGTCGACGACGCATGCGCCTCAACGGTCACAGCCGACCGACGCTGTCCACCGGTGACCAGCCCGGCCTGGCCCTCACCCTGCGAGAGGTGTTCGCCAACTGCCCCAAGTACATCAGCGCGAGGACCGTGGCGACGACATCCGGCGGGGCGGCAGGGCCCTCACGCCGGTCGCCCGCGCTCTCCGATGCCGACGTGTCCCTGATCCGGGCAGCCGACACGTTCTTCATCACGACCAGCGACGCTGAAGGTGGCGTTGATTCGTCCCACCGTGGAGGCCGACCCGGGTTCGTTTCCGTCGACGACCGCGAGATCTCCTTCGCTGACTACGCCGGCAACTCCATGTACATCACGTTGGGGAACCTCGAGGTGAACCCACGGGCGGGGCTGCTGTTCCTGGACTTCGCGTCGGGCGACATCCTGCAGGTCACCGGCAGCGCATGGGTCGACTTCGGCCTGGTCCATCCCGGTGCCGCAGGAGCGCTGCGGACGGTCCGGTTCCGGGTCCGGGAGGTCGTCCGACAACCGGGTGCCACCGGGCTGGTGTGGGGGCCTGCGGAGGCCAGCCGGTTCTCCCCGGATCCTGCGGCGATCGGTGGCACGATCCAGCCATGA
- the paaK gene encoding phenylacetate--CoA ligase PaaK: MLDLTPDPASLDPIETAPIEELRALQLDRLRWTLRHAHDNVPHYRQAFAEARVHPDDITSLADLARVPFTTKQDLRDAYPFGMFAVPTAQVARIHASSGTTGQPTVVGYTADDVDMWADVVARSLRAAGVRPSMRVHVAYGYGLFTGGLGVHYGAERLGCTVIPVSGGMTERQVQLITDFEPDVILVTPSYMLSILDEMRVQGVDPRSTSLKVGVFGAEPWTDAMRREIEDALDMHAVDIYGLSEVIGPGVSQECVDTKDGLHIWEDHFYPEVIDPETGEVLPDGEEGELVFTSLTKQALPIIRYRTRDLTRLLPGTARTMRRMEKVTGRSDDMMILRGVNVFPTQIEELLLGIDGLAPHFECVLTRPERLDVLTVRVERRDGWGGDPDEAARTLASAVKHRVGVTVAVDVLPPEALDRSVGKARRVVDQR, from the coding sequence TTGCTGGACCTGACCCCCGACCCTGCGTCGCTCGATCCCATCGAGACCGCCCCGATCGAGGAGCTGCGCGCGCTGCAGCTCGACCGGCTGCGCTGGACGCTGCGCCACGCCCACGACAACGTGCCGCACTACCGGCAGGCGTTCGCCGAGGCGCGGGTCCACCCCGACGACATCACGTCGTTGGCCGACCTCGCCCGCGTCCCGTTCACCACCAAGCAGGACCTGCGCGACGCCTACCCCTTCGGCATGTTCGCCGTTCCGACCGCGCAGGTCGCCCGTATCCACGCATCCTCCGGCACGACGGGCCAGCCGACCGTGGTCGGCTACACTGCCGACGACGTCGACATGTGGGCCGACGTGGTCGCCCGCTCGTTGCGCGCCGCCGGCGTCCGGCCCAGCATGCGCGTCCACGTCGCCTACGGGTACGGCCTGTTCACCGGCGGGCTCGGCGTGCACTACGGGGCCGAGCGGCTCGGCTGCACCGTCATCCCCGTGTCCGGTGGGATGACCGAGCGGCAGGTCCAGCTGATCACCGACTTCGAGCCCGACGTCATCCTCGTCACCCCCTCCTACATGCTGTCCATCCTCGACGAGATGCGGGTGCAGGGCGTCGACCCACGCTCGACCTCGCTGAAGGTCGGCGTGTTCGGCGCCGAACCGTGGACCGACGCGATGCGGCGCGAGATCGAGGACGCCCTCGACATGCACGCCGTCGACATCTACGGCCTGTCGGAGGTGATCGGTCCCGGCGTGTCACAGGAATGCGTGGACACCAAGGACGGCCTGCACATCTGGGAGGACCATTTCTACCCCGAGGTCATCGACCCGGAGACCGGTGAGGTCCTGCCCGACGGCGAGGAGGGCGAGCTGGTCTTCACGTCGCTGACCAAGCAGGCCCTGCCGATCATCCGGTATCGCACCCGCGACCTGACCCGCCTGCTGCCGGGAACCGCCCGGACGATGCGGCGGATGGAGAAGGTCACCGGGCGCTCCGACGACATGATGATCCTGCGGGGCGTGAACGTCTTCCCGACCCAGATCGAGGAGCTGCTGCTGGGCATCGACGGGCTCGCCCCGCACTTCGAGTGCGTCCTGACCCGACCCGAGCGGCTGGACGTGCTGACCGTCCGGGTCGAACGACGCGACGGGTGGGGCGGCGATCCCGACGAGGCGGCCCGAACGCTCGCGTCCGCCGTCAAGCACCGCGTCGGCGTCACGGTCGCGGTCGACGTGCTGCCACCCGAGGCGCTGGACCGCTCCGTCGGCAAGGCCCGGCGCGTCGTCGACCAGCGCTGA
- a CDS encoding class I SAM-dependent methyltransferase, producing MSITWLDPISPETMPDDVVAMGQRHPMRTVTHAAAAEVGVWQGDTPRMVQRWFDDLAGEWHTHASPDRLLPLVDALERGGPIPDHGTWLELGCGDGWMTSTLAERAPRLIATDLSWEMVRRVPAGPTPVLQADAAHLPLDDHAVTVAVLVNMLLFPWELDRVIAPGGVLVWLSSRGPATPIHLAPEQVAAAMPGRWGGTAGQHGTGVWTVLRRLG from the coding sequence GTGAGCATCACCTGGCTGGACCCCATATCCCCCGAGACGATGCCCGACGACGTCGTCGCGATGGGACAGCGCCATCCCATGCGGACAGTCACCCATGCCGCCGCGGCGGAGGTGGGCGTCTGGCAGGGCGACACGCCACGGATGGTGCAGCGGTGGTTCGACGACCTCGCCGGCGAGTGGCACACCCATGCCTCCCCCGACCGCCTGCTGCCGCTGGTCGACGCCCTCGAGCGTGGCGGCCCGATCCCCGATCACGGGACCTGGTTGGAGCTCGGCTGCGGCGACGGCTGGATGACGTCGACCCTCGCCGAGCGGGCCCCACGCCTGATCGCCACCGACCTGTCGTGGGAGATGGTCCGCCGCGTCCCTGCCGGCCCCACCCCCGTGCTGCAGGCCGACGCCGCCCACCTGCCGCTGGACGACCACGCCGTCACCGTGGCCGTCCTGGTCAACATGCTGCTGTTCCCGTGGGAGCTCGACCGCGTGATCGCCCCCGGCGGGGTGCTGGTCTGGCTGTCCTCCCGCGGACCGGCCACCCCCATCCACCTGGCCCCGGAGCAGGTCGCCGCGGCGATGCCCGGCCGCTGGGGCGGGACGGCGGGCCAGCACGGCACCGGCGTCTGGACCGTCCTGCGCCGCCTCGGCTGA
- a CDS encoding right-handed parallel beta-helix repeat-containing protein, whose amino-acid sequence MRLLVTSLLLFALVACTGEATDPAADDASTAEADPGANADADGDASEAAEPDVPADGADPAEEASTEGAEPTEVATVPAGLEGHVRPGAVLPPEPDLADAVRLEVGAPLQDVVDASPAGSTFLLASGVHRAQSVSLRDGDTLVGEPGAVLDGSVVVEGFVADGDVWVASGRTEDPAPHGVMLEGWDNEANPHDLFVDGARQRHVLSRDDVGPGTYWLDYDNDQLVIGTDPTDALVELAVVQVGVTGRGTRDVTVRGVELRHYAVWAQEGAISATETHDWTLVAVRTVDNHGAGVRLGSGTEVHGCWAEGNGQMGVIGWHQEEGDRPMLVTGCHIEGNGVLGFDWTWEAGATKFIDTHGLVFRNNAVLDNTGPGIWFDTMNTDATIVGNEISGNAINGVFYELSSGALVEDNVITDNGAEGGALAAGIFVANSPGVTVRNNTLSGNTNEVVGVQSYHGDEIDIPRLVEDLQVTGNHITLTDGFVGLSVTTDQTFLYEEGNNRFADNDYVLDGCDPCFIWGDFLELGDWQAVGNDLESTFTTVGD is encoded by the coding sequence GTGCGACTCCTCGTGACCTCCCTGCTCCTGTTCGCCCTCGTCGCCTGCACGGGCGAGGCCACCGACCCGGCGGCCGACGACGCCTCGACCGCGGAGGCCGATCCGGGGGCCAACGCCGATGCCGACGGCGACGCCAGCGAGGCCGCCGAGCCGGACGTGCCGGCAGACGGCGCGGACCCCGCCGAGGAGGCCTCCACGGAGGGCGCGGAGCCGACGGAGGTCGCGACCGTCCCCGCGGGACTCGAGGGACACGTGCGACCCGGGGCGGTGCTGCCCCCCGAACCCGACCTGGCCGACGCCGTCCGCCTCGAGGTGGGTGCACCCCTGCAGGACGTGGTGGACGCGTCCCCTGCAGGGTCGACCTTCCTCCTTGCCTCGGGCGTGCACCGGGCCCAGTCGGTGTCACTCCGGGACGGCGACACCCTCGTCGGCGAACCCGGAGCGGTCCTGGACGGCTCGGTCGTGGTCGAGGGCTTCGTCGCCGACGGCGACGTCTGGGTTGCCTCGGGACGGACCGAGGACCCTGCCCCCCACGGCGTCATGCTCGAGGGCTGGGACAACGAGGCCAACCCCCACGACCTCTTCGTGGACGGTGCGCGGCAGCGGCACGTCCTGTCCAGGGACGACGTCGGACCGGGCACGTACTGGCTGGACTACGACAATGACCAGCTGGTGATCGGCACCGACCCCACCGATGCCCTCGTCGAGCTCGCCGTGGTCCAGGTCGGTGTCACCGGCAGGGGCACCAGGGACGTCACGGTCCGAGGGGTCGAGCTGCGCCACTACGCCGTGTGGGCCCAGGAGGGGGCGATCAGCGCGACCGAGACCCATGACTGGACGCTGGTTGCCGTCCGCACCGTCGACAACCACGGGGCCGGTGTGCGCCTCGGTTCCGGCACGGAGGTGCACGGCTGCTGGGCGGAGGGGAACGGCCAGATGGGGGTGATCGGCTGGCATCAGGAAGAGGGTGACCGGCCGATGCTCGTGACGGGCTGCCACATCGAGGGCAACGGCGTGCTCGGCTTCGACTGGACCTGGGAAGCCGGGGCCACCAAGTTCATCGACACCCACGGACTGGTCTTCCGGAACAACGCCGTGCTGGACAACACCGGCCCGGGCATCTGGTTCGACACCATGAACACCGACGCCACGATCGTCGGCAACGAGATCAGCGGCAACGCCATCAACGGCGTGTTCTACGAGCTCAGCTCCGGCGCGCTCGTGGAGGACAACGTCATCACCGACAACGGGGCCGAGGGGGGTGCGCTGGCCGCCGGCATCTTCGTCGCCAACTCACCCGGGGTGACGGTCCGCAACAACACGCTGTCGGGCAACACCAACGAGGTCGTCGGGGTGCAGTCCTACCACGGGGACGAGATCGACATCCCCCGGCTCGTGGAGGACCTGCAGGTGACCGGCAACCACATCACCCTCACCGACGGGTTCGTAGGGCTGTCGGTCACCACCGACCAGACCTTCCTCTACGAGGAGGGCAACAACCGGTTCGCCGACAACGACTACGTGCTGGACGGGTGCGACCCGTGCTTCATCTGGGGTGACTTCCTGGAGCTGGGTGACTGGCAGGCGGTCGGCAACGACCTCGAGTCCACGTTCACCACCGTGGGGGACTGA